In the genome of Xiphias gladius isolate SHS-SW01 ecotype Sanya breed wild chromosome 18, ASM1685928v1, whole genome shotgun sequence, the window CACTTTTAAGAGGTGGTAGATTAAAAACtcagattaaagaaacaaaatgtctcCTGAACATTTATGAAGTATTCTTTGTTTAACGAAACTGTGCTGATAGTTACAGTACATCAGACATTTGAAGCCTCTAGCGTGTAAATTTgctaagtgcagctttaactatCAAGCAAGATATAAATCTCCTTTCAATCACATCATCTCTGAATTCCAAAGAAATGTCTGACCTCTTTCCTGTGGGCAGTGGTGAGTTTCTGGGTGAGGGTGGTGATTGTGTTTTGGAGCTGAATGACACTGGTGTCTCTCTGGGCCAGAGAGTTCCTCAGACCCTGGAACTCCTTGGACAGACTTCTGAGTTCACCTTCTGTCTGTTCCAGCTTGGTCTAAAGAAGTGACAGATGGGTAAAGAGAAGGAGATGTAGAAGAAAGGAGAATAGGGGTTTTATAATGATATATGTGCATGTTCTGAACTGTAAGTACCTGCAggctctttctctcactctcctcttctttcctctgagCTCCTGCCCTCTTTGCTCTTTCCTTcatcctgcacacacagatTTGGTTACTGACAATCAAAAGTATTCATGAGACCAGTGTAACACTAAAAGTAGCAGACGGAGAAGAgacaaagggaaagaagaaaatgtcagaCCTTTCCAACTCGGTCTCTCTTTCCACGGTTCTCTGTGTCAGGGTTTGGATATCCTCCTCCAACTCTTTGATTTGCGCTTCATTCGCCTCCCTTGCATCCAATAAAGCACTTTTCTCCTGGGCAAGAGATTCTCCTAAAGCCTGCTCCACCTAATGGaccagacacatttttaatttttatgagtatttttaatttatcctGACATGGACTAAACAACTTTAATAATAAGCTATTTTAATACAATAACTCATACATTTTCCTAAATTGCTCTTACTTAAAGTTTTACATTGAACCTTTAAAGGATATTGTTTAAGGAGAGACTTGTGCTTTTTTATCAGAGAATAAGGGCACAGATATTGAGGAAAGTATGGAAATGGTAAAAGGCAAACCAGTCCTAATCAAATGATTTGCTTGTTATTTGCTTAGCTCTATACACCACCTTCTGCTTCCTCTCTATCTCCTTGATCTTCTCTTGACTCTGCTTCAGCTCTTCATGCAGCCTGTCAATATCATTTTCCAGCTCTTTGCATTGTCTGTCCCAGGCCTCCCTAGCCCTCTTGtactcctccctctctttctccctctgcctgtTTGTCgcttcctgcagctgcagcagctcagcCCGCTCTCGCAGACATTCCTGCAGTCGACTCTGACAAGAGATGGGAAGAAGCAACCAGTGCATGGGGGATCATCATTGTGCTTTAATCTTTGTTTGCTAACAGTATAAAACAGTATTGATTTCCAATCAGATGTGTTTAATCAGCACTCGTTAATTTTGCAAAGCAATAAACATACTCTCCCATAATACCTTATCCAGTTAATCTTTTCTGTATTCATTATGCTCACCTGCAGCAGTTCAGCCCTGGGTACTACGAGCAGCATGCCTGtgcctccttcctcttcatGGGGTTCCTCCTCAAGGGTCACCAGATCCTCCAGTGGCTTTGGTGCACAGAAAGTAAATTTGGAGCTGTGGGAGCACACTTCCCCCTTAGCATCGATGTATACAAACTCATACTCTTGGTGGCTGGGCTTGGGTAGGTAGGAGGCTAAACAGTGGTGGAAACAAGAGGAGAGTTATATTGAAATGAATGTGCAGAGAATAAGAATTGTGTTTCAGAGTagccttgttttcatttagagcTAGCTTCCCATTATGCTTATATGGAAGTAGGTGCAATATAACTAAATTTGGAAGAGCTAATCAAATTTTAACTATAAATCTATACTATAAATCTTAATGACACGgacagtgttttggtttttatacaaGTctataatacatttattttacattatatggCTGTGTTATTGTGATGAATAAGGCAGAATTTACAAATGGTATACCACcgaaaaactattttatttttttatttgaagtaaCAGTGATTTAAGAATAGAATGTTGCAATACAGCTTCCGGCCACCAGAGGCAGCACTAACATCGTTCAGCACAGGTGAGCAAGACAGAAATTTCGCGCCATTTTGGATATTACAATGGTTGCAATTACTTCAATGGACATAAACAGAACTCCTTGGGAATAAGAtgaggtttggttttattttatcgGCCTGGAATATACTTTCCTCCATCATGATACCTCGTTGCGAAGTCCAGCTTGCCTCGCGTGAGTTACCGTTgtccttcttttcctttaaaatacttaatgaGCACAGAGTACTTAAAATAGGAGGGTCACTCCAAAGGCCCTGTATCTGAGAAAACGAACTGTTGACAATTGTGGCTAAAGTTTGGAGATATCTCtcaaagtttgtgttttgtctgcgGTACTGAAAGACGTACTCGTATTTTCTGTGAGATACGCTTGTTTGCTGTATTACCGGGGTTAGTATAGATTATCTGCACCGGTTTTTAATCTCTGTTGGGCGTGGTTAGCATAATTTAGCATAGAAATGAACTTAAGCAGGTGAGTACGATTAACCTCCGCccactgaagaggaaaaacacgCCTTCCAAAGGCTACATATGTGTCTTAGTCGTACGTTGTACTTTGTTAGATATCACGAATACATCCATGAATTACCTGGGTTTTGTTCAGGAAGTTCCTAAAACCAGTAACCTCATTGAGGACAGGACAGCAGGATCGCTGGGCCCAGTTGTTTGGTCAGTCAGGCTAGCTCCAGCAAGCTAACTGCTCGTTTATCAACATGTTGAAGtctaatgtcttttttttttttttttaaacacatgtTAAATACATAAGATACCTGTTGATAAGCGGTTTGCAGTCgcttccagtgtttgtgcaAAGCCAGCGCTAACCAAAACATGTCAAAGAGCTACTCTAGAAAACCGCAGAGATGAAAGTAACAAAACAGTAGTAAGCTAATATAACATAAGTAATGTAGCAGGTGGTGGTGTACAGTGCAATATGGAAATTAATGAGCCTTTACTGCATAGTTTGAAGCTAAATGGCTGTGAAGCTCATGCCTCAACAGCCATTTAACCATAAATGGTTAACATGAGATATGGTTAGAGAGGCAAGAAGTTATACTTTAATTTTACACCattaaattaattgaaaacCCTCCATGGTCGTTTATGTTAGTAGTTAAAATGGAATTTTAATAGAATGTTAGCAAAAACGGACACTGacgtaaaaatattttatctaACACTAACCTCGAGTGCGAATGCAAGCATCAACATCCTGTTAATGATGCGTTGCTTTCTGGCGTCTTAAAGTCCCCCCATGTTACTCCTTActtgaccttcactgtgcagagtGGCGTATGTTCAGGGTTTGAAACTAGAAGACTGAATACTTCTGCAGAAAGTAAAAAGCTTCTTTGTGCTCCCctaaaatctgagtttaagacCTGTACCTGTGAGCATGATTTGAAACATCACAGCTAGTTTGAAAGACAATCCTGCACGAGTAGGTAACTTGCAAAATAATTGTATAGTCATAGATTATGGAATTTGCAATGACGGAAGGGGCGTAAATGTCTAAGTATTTCTAACCAGgtaattgaattattttatggAAAAACCATATCACACAGATTATTATgcaaagcagagtattttttcaTATATCTTAACTGGTAAATGGTTTTTCTGACTAGCTGTATTAGCATAACCTTGCAACTGACTTCCAGTTTATTTACTCATTTCCATATTTGTCCATATCTTCACAGTTATGATTCTCTGGTTCATTTTTCCCCCTTaaacaaaacatgcaggaaCTTACAATGCAATGCTTCCCACTCTGACCAGAGACCAGCTAGCCACAGTCCATGACTTCACCCAGCCCATAAAGCGAGCTAATCTAATATTATCTTTATCTCTCACAGGCCATAGTGTCATGTGTGGAATGATTTACTTGAATTTCTGTTTCACAACACAAGTGCAGTAAAGgagtaaaatggaaaacagacagGAGAAATGACATACAGCAAAGTTTATGAGCTGTATTGTAACTTATAGCACCAGCTTAGGTCACAGTACAGGCAACCATCTTTTTAAATCACTGCATCGCTGGTGATAAGGGACCATCAGCAGTTTCTTTTAGGCTTTCTTTCCACTGCTATTCTTCCAATGAAGAATGATATTGACAGTATGCTTAAGTTAGTGATAAATCACTCTACCAAGGGTCAGTGTCACACCTGCTGCACACGTGCCCCTCACACTGAATCAGGCTTATCAGCTGCCACTGACAGCCAGGACAGAGCAAACACTGTATCTGCCAGTGAGTAGTGGTAGTCAGAGCAGGCTTTGAGCCATTGTCTTTGTCATCCTCATTACTCAAACTCCTGCTTATTGAAGAAATTCATTCAAACCATGACAcagactgtgtctgtgttagaCCAAGCAAAGAGGGATATTTGTCTTCTGCATAGGATATTTTCCCTCTTACATCTGTAGAAATAGCCTTAAcacagaaataacagtttttccACAGTCGCTAGCCCTTTGTACAACAGAGAAATTCAATTTACAGAAACATTAATCTCCTGCTGAAGGTTTTATGTGCAGATCTAAGCACTGTACTGTATAGATTCAAGCTAACTAAAGTACAGTTAAATACAGTTAGAAAACAAGGGCAGGGGTACCCTGGAAATGCACACAGCAGTTGACATCTGTGCCCTCTTGATAGTCGGCTGGGGCTAGTGCCCAAACAAATGTGTGGTAGTCCTTCACTGATGACCATCCCACCTGTGGGAGAAAAAATGCCCACACTGTTATTTTTGCAGTTGAATATACATGCATACCTACTCTATTTTCCCTCAATATTTGTGACAGTCATCAACAATACCTTGAAGAGCCCTATCCAGTCATTGCTGGCCCAGTTGTGCCCAGAACTCAGTGTGTAGTGGCAATCGACTCTGCTCTGAGGGAAGTAGCTGCAGCCAACGTTTCTAAACTCCACCTGCCAAGCTTTGTCCatggcaacaaaacacaaaggcaggCTATTTTGCACCTAtaggaaaaacacaatgttcaaactggagtgttttttttttttttaaacaaacgaGAGAGCGAGCAGTCTGAATGTTTATTCAGTGTAAGAAGATATCCTGACTGAGCATACGCTTAAGGAAGGGACACCAGAACTAAACCTCAGTGACAGCATGGCCTTTGAGCAACATGACATACTGCATGTTTGTCAGAAGGGCTATTTCAGTCATCCTTaaaatcatt includes:
- the calcoco1a gene encoding calcium-binding and coiled-coil domain-containing protein 1: MDKAWQVEFRNVGCSYFPQSRVDCHYTLSSGHNWASNDWIGLFKVGWSSVKDYHTFVWALAPADYQEGTDVNCCVHFQASYLPKPSHQEYEFVYIDAKGEVCSHSSKFTFCAPKPLEDLVTLEEEPHEEEGGTGMLLVVPRAELLQSRLQECLRERAELLQLQEATNRQREKEREEYKRAREAWDRQCKELENDIDRLHEELKQSQEKIKEIERKQKVEQALGESLAQEKSALLDAREANEAQIKELEEDIQTLTQRTVERETELERMKERAKRAGAQRKEEESERKSLQTKLEQTEGELRSLSKEFQGLRNSLAQRDTSVIQLQNTITTLTQKLTTAHRKETESEAALKDMRSLRERLNASERATEGLKSDLSAMVAQKDHGQAELHQARLQAAQLTLQLADSSLALREGRAHWAQERQNLLHTAEKDHEHLEKLNAEMQSMEERLQEERMERVKLEVELGREKDCNRVQLSETRRELQELKASLRVAQKEKEHLLAEKQELMEYICQLEQKMGTVSSAKWSTALIASTGLPDSALSDSEDENPEALQPLRPPRPLGHYSLCEQGQPDSLILATPPPSPREMERSAVVINQPAPFSSPHQASADTLAHSSDSEEESDPRQCGRQSSGEETALLLPEHTDTVLSDLADTSLW